The sequence agatataaacacacaatcGCTACTTATAAcatcagaattgtgggatataaagtcgaaattgtgtgttatatagtcagaattgtgagatataaacttttttctcgcatttcacaattctgacttttaattCAATTGTAAGTTTACTTTACATTATCTAGCAATTCAGACccattttttctcagaattttgagatataaactcgcaactaTGAGCTATCCGaccaattctgaggaaaaaaagactgACGTTATCACTCACAATTGAGATATATAtccacaattctgagaaaaaagtcagaattgcaagtctGACAACTGCTGAGATGTTTTctctcaattgtgagtttataccttgcaattctgactttttctctcagaatCGTGACTTTATttatcagaattctgagtttgtatgcaattcacaattaccttttttatatgCGTTGCACTAAAAACATTCAGCACTGCACCAGTGTTTGCACCTACATACCGAGTGCAACTGTTCAGTGAATTCCCCCTGAATGGCATCTATCTCTGATGTAACACCTCAGGTACTTCCCGTTTGGGATTGTGTTTCTGGTGGCGGGAAAGATCTTGGAAATGGATGACCCCTCAGCTATGGGGAAGAAACTGGGCTTCTACGCCATCACTGTTGTCATGGGGCTGGTGCTTCACGGCCTGTTCATCCTGCCTTCCATGTATTTCTTCATTACGAAAAAGAGTCCCATCGTCTACATCCGAGGGATTTTACAGGCCCTGCTCATCTCATTAGCTACTTCATCCAGGTAACCGCACATTCATGCAATTCATAGTTAACAGAAAACTGCCCATCATCACTATACagctgaggatcacacactaccagacattcaaattgttccaaacacaccaaactcatgcagaaacagGCACCTCATTGCTAGAAGAcgcataataaatgaaaacaaaaagttgtGTATTCCAGCCTTGAATTGAAAGTAGCACAAATGTAAATGACAAACTCTTGTGTTGTACTCCAGCTCTGCCACGCTGCCTATCACTTTTAAGTGCCTCCTGGAGAACAACCACATTGACCGCCGCATCATTCGCTTCGTACTTCCTGTTGGTGCCACTATCAACATGGACGGCACTGCCCTATATGAGGCCGTGGCAGCCATTTTTATTGCTCAAGTCAACAACTACGAGCTGGACTTTGGACAGATCATCACCATCAGGTAGGGTACGAAAGGGGTAAGATGCCCCTTTTGACCATAGACCTTGTCTGGTAACATTTATGCTCTAATTTATCTTGACTATTCATCTGAATATGAACATTTTTGATTGTTCCTTTTGGACAGTTTTAATTTGTGTtacattttcttcttttgtttttttttgtcagtggataatatttttattgtttgtaacactactactactaatactactactactaataataataataatagtaattattattattattatatgttatattaatgttgtttagtAACTCCATAAATGACATGCAAATTTTAAACATGATTGTTAGTTCCTTTGTTGCGACTCACCAGCTGGTGGAATTcgcttaatttattaatatatttatttttttatatttatttattcatatattaatttatgatgatataacataatttattaatatattgaatatgGATAAATTAagtgatatacatatataaaatatacatataattacataatgtaaTTCAGATGACTGGATTCTgttctttcattatttaataatttaataataataatttgtcaaaaaacatacatttagtaTTTAACATTAGTGCCAAATCataatgatatatatgtatacacacacatatatatcttaCGAAAATATATCAAGTTCTTACTCATTCTGTattttgtgaataattttttcttttattttattatttatttttacttcagcatCACAGCTACAGCAGCGAGTATCGGAGCTGCTGGCATTCCACAGGCCGGCCTGGTAACCATGGTGATCGTGTTAACCTCAGTGGGACTTCCTACAGATGACATCACTCTTATTATCGCTGTGGACTGGGCGCTGTAagtctctctctcattcattcatttccattGTAAATGTAGATTTGTGATGTAGAGTGTAGAAATGTAGACCAGCCAaactgctactcaaaactagcccaatcacctTCTGGGGCATATCGGCTatcaaaaatcattccaaaatcATGTTTAGATGAGTCAAAACCTCCTTTTGGGGGATCTTATCTCAGTCGAAATCACATTCCAGGGTGGAGACCTGCAGCAACAGTATAAAAGTAGTCCGATTCCGTAGGAAAACTACAGATTTGGCAACACTGGTGATTGATGTTGGTTAAGatttataattaataactttttaaatatgaggtTTACTCGTGTGTCTGTTAGGGATCGGTTCAGGACGATGGTGAACGTGATGGGTGATGCTCTGGCCACAGGAATCATGGCACACATATGCAGAAAAGACTTCGTGAAGGAGGGCGAGGAGGTGGGAATGAGTTTGTAGAGGTTGTTTGAAACAATAACACGTTGCATGTGGACTccattgcattataaaaatgAGGATTTCATCTCTTCTCGTCACAGATTCCTCTCATCTGTGAGACCAAGCCCATGATCAGCATCCAGCAGATGATGTCCTATCAGAAAAACGGCTGCTTCCAGCCCCCTCCACCGGGCCCCCTGAGGAAACCCGAGCACCTGTCTCCTGACGTGGCCCGTCTCATGCAGCTGGAGGAGGGCATCAGGCCCCCGGACAAGAAGAGGTCCCCTCATCTGTCTCCACACCATTACAAACGAGACCATAAAGACAAAGACCACTGTACCATAGACATGAACGGTCTGGAGACCAATGTCTAGACTCCTTCACAGACCAAAACTGAGCTGCAAGACGCCAGCCGTTCTCTTTCTCTACCTTTGgatttgtgtgtgaatgtcttTGTAGGGAGTTTCACGACGGGAAGCTGAAGCGATCgggggctgtgaatctttggacCTGCTGGGGGGATTCACTGAACGCTGTTGACCCCGGAGGCTGAGCTCCTGGCCGAAGTGTGTGGAGGAAGATCGGTGTACGTATGAGTGCTATTGTCATTGTGTCCTTTCCCTGTGATCCACAGGAGAGAAGAACAACACTCTTCATGGACAGCTTGTCTGAGGAGTGTGGATATGAGTTGTTTTATTATGCTGCTGAGATcttttttcatcttcagaaaggtTCTTTTTCAAAGCTTTCTCTGTTTAAGTCTGCTCTTTCGGTAAAAGAGGGAGGAAAAAACTGTCCCCTGAAGAAGATTTAACCACCAGTGATCACATACAGCGGCCCCAAGAAGTTTTTGGACACTTATAGTATTAAAAGTGTCCAAATATCAGTGCATTATATGAGGGGTTTCAGCCTTTAACTCCATCTAGAGCTGTAGACAACCCTGAAACTTAAACATGGCTATAGCTTAGGgcttaacataaatatatatagagagagagagagagagagagacttaaaatgcaaaaacctccaaatctgtctgagatttttcttttaaatgagtaTTTTAATCAGGCTCCTATGAAAATAACATTGGACATTTGAAAATAAGGCATTCGATAACTGACTAATAAccttgccattaaagtgaaattactgaacctaaataTCGGagtctggtaaaaaaaaaaaaaaaaaaaaaatgctcaattaaaagaaaaaaatccgagaggtttttgcatctgaagtctATATAGATAAAAGCCTGTTTTGACATCAAAAGTATTTGGAAACTTTCTGACTGTCAAACATTagaacgatcatgtgacactgaagtaatgatgcttgaCCAAAACTCCAGCTGGTTAAAAGTTAGTTTTGAGACAAGATGTTTATAAGTTAGTAAGAAAAGCTCCAGCATCTTTTGTTTGTAGATGCTTGGCTTGATCTTTTATCCAATGCACTGCtgttttatgattatatattcaaattggacttttttttaagtgtacaaatatttttggggaatactgtaaatatatacagcTGTAtgcacacactactgttcaaacgtttggggatCAGTAAggttcattttaaagaaattaatacttttatttagcaaggatgcactaaattgatcaaaagtgacagtaaagccattaattgtgttacaaaaggtttatatttcaaataaatgctgttcttttgaactttctttttatttaagcattctgaaaaaatatatttattatagtttccacaaaaacaggaAGCAGCACAACTTattctacattgataataattacaaatgttaaatcagcgtatgataatgatttctgaaggattatgtgacactgtagactggagtattgatactgaaaattctgctttaaatcacaggaataaataaattacaattgattttagatatattttagattagaatttcattaaataatgtaaaaaatctttgttcttaattttattgagcataagagactttgttcacaaacattaaaaaaatcttaccaaccctaaatgTTTGATTGGTATTGTTTGCATATTAACAGACCTGTAACTCTTCAGGAGGATGGTTTCTAACCCCTGCTCTAGTGTATAATGTCTTGACATGTTCCGATTTCAGGGCAAGCCCAactaaaatgaacacaaactTCTGTGAATTTTGTCAGAAGTGGGCTTTATGGACTCAACACATCATGCCACACACTCTCAAAGCCTTACACAGCTTGTATGGATtctttgtgttaaaaaatgtcaaatgtaataatTGTGATTTGAATGAAATTCCATAAAATGATGACTCACTCGATATGCCTAACGAAAGCAATGCATTTCTTCTCATTTAATAATGTTCAAAGATTAGATATTTGTGTGTCAGTGATCTGGAAGGAGGACCCAATTATAGAGTGAGTGACAAGGGTTTATTACAAAACAGAGAGATATACGAGAGTAGTGAGGCGATTCAACGGCAGGAACACAGTTAACAGAGAGACAGCCTTGGACATCAACTGGCAGATTATTATATAGaataatattatagaatatgCAGTGCTGAAAGTGTTGTAGAAGACAGATAGATCCATAAACAGTCACAATTTAAGTCCAGCAGCTGTAAGTCAACCCGTTTCAGGATAAAAATTCAGCAGGTGAGTAATAAATCATCTTGATTTatgtcaaataaagtgcattttcAACCAAATCGGCTGTTTGCTATTCAACAATGACTTAGATGAAAGAAAatggtgaaagaaaaaaagtcctcCATCAGTGCAGAGTCTGTATTGTAATACTGCAGAcgtttttattactgtattttaaatctgaaaacaCTGTAGGAAAATGACAACATGTTTTGAAGTAAATTgcatatttattagaaataagtGTTGTGATTTTTTACAAACTTGATTAATgtacaattatacaaaaatactCTGAAATGACAATATACCAACACCCACAGTTCTAAGGCTTTTAAAGATTCAATGAAAATTTCGGAATCAAAGTCTATTACTCTTAGCTTCTATTTGAACTGAATTGACTGCACACTAGATATAAAGGTCCAGCACAAGCCTTTGCAGGTAAAGTTTGAAATCTAATGATTAAACTGATATTAGTCAGTTAGATGCACATTATAGGACAGCTTACTAATTGAGAGTTCAGACTCCATGTTCATCTGCAAGATTCAAGAGGTGATTTACCAATCACAACTAAACGATGATGATCTGAAGGTTACTTTACTGTGATATCTTTCCCAAGgtaacatgacatttttttcttcttcctgatataccacaatattattattattattgtacaggATCAATTTTTAACATGCTTTGCTTATGTCTTTCAGGTATTTTAGTAACACGGTACTCTTTATGCAGTTACGTTGCAATGACCAACAGACTCACTgttattgtgtaatattacaCAACTTCATGCATACTATTTCaggaaaaatgtatatttagaaATTGATTAACCATTCTAGCATCTCTCCACACAACTCATTTGCATGAATTCGTGCCCCTTCCCTGTTCATCAGTAGATGCAGTTTCACAGTTTGGCTTTTCCAGGTGTCAGCTGAAGGTTTTGAAGTTTCATGGCCATTCCCATATTCCCAGTGATCTTTAGTTTTCCCTGGAAAAATGCCtttaaatgagaaaacaagaTTAACAAATTAAGGCTTCACAGAGCAGGGTTATTAAGGTTAattaaagccacaaaaaaaaaaataataataattttttgtacttgaaataaaatgttgactcaaataatatatatatattttttaattaaaaataatatatatacacattataacttttttttttttttttttttacttcagctaGTGGAAAgggcaacatttctctttttgtaactaaaaaaataactaaaacagaaatgaaaattaagaagaaaagaaaacatacagtttataattaaaaaaacaataataataaaaatgccaaaaaaaaaatttttttaaccaaatttaaaatcaaaacatacataaacgatttcaaaatattaataaaaactatctCAGTGATGCTACTATACACTGTATACGagtacaaaataaaaaggttatggTCATATATTATTCCTCCCCCAACATTTCATGTGAGTTTCTCTCCATTTGACATTTCCACGTCATGAGCATGATGGATTTGAGCTCTAAACGGTTCAGCTTTTCTAGTTGGGATTAATCTGAAAATGATTCCCTTTATGGAGGATTACTGTGAAAAGAGTGGCTAATTATTAGATGAAGCTTCTGTCAAACCATCTGATGTCTGATGTGGTGTTCCACTGATGGACAGACACGATGGAGGCTGGTGGAGTCTACACAGATGCGGGTGAATCACAGGGGAATGACATTTCAGAGGGCTTATgaaaacaatctatttttcatGCTCTGACTCACATCAGCGGAGGAGACATTAGAGGCCGTTAGCCTAATTTGGGATTGCGTAAAAGATTTCCGCTTCACTCTGATCAGGAGGCTTTATGTGCTTTAATGTGTGTGATTCAGTCAAAAGTAATGGTTGGACATGCAACATAATACTGTATGCATGTCATGCTAGCTAAAGCCAGGTCAAGGGAATGTCAAAATAACTCAATGTTAATCTTTTTTCATAGAGATTAGTTTAGATTTATGAACTGCACATCACAGGTTAAAGGTCAGCCTTGACATTGGATTAATCTATTGCAATATCAGCCAGCAAAATTATGATGCTAAGATGcaacttttgattaaaaaagaacATTCGGTTTTAAAGCTAACATAACAAAAATGTTAGACATTTACCTTATAAGGACAGTAAGCCATAATTTAAATTACAACCATAATTCATTTGTATGTctagattattaatatttttaactagTGTGGATTTTGCCGTTAACAATTTGTATGTACAGTACTTTGTAAAAATAATTGGTCTATAAagatcagattttatttttttattgtaattattataactatttgGAAAAATATCTAtgcttttattccttttttattatgattattaaacaaaaaatcctaTTTTCAGCTATATAACTCCAGCCCTACTGATTTGCAGTATCATTCATGTTGCATTTCTGGAACTTGTGAAAAATGCAGATAAAGTCAAAACAGTCTGCAAATCTTGTGTTGGCTGTAATTTGTAAGATACTTGCATTGAGGAAGTTAAATCAGCAGTGTCTGTAGGCCACGGGACAAGGTTTAAGAGGGACTAATCCTGCACCGCTGGCTCTGTCCCAGGACTCTCTCAAACTACACTGATACACACCAACTTATCTGAACAGCTTCAATGTTCTTTACTTCATAACAAACCCAAGATGTCAACAGACCACTAAGAATAACCGTACCGTCTGAGGATTCAACTGCCCCGTCATCAATTCAAGCAGATCTGAGTCGGACATAGCGATAGTACAGTCGGCCTTTTTACCTGTGCAGGAAGTAAACAGTGAAACATGTTCAAATTCATCTATGACAAAGTGCTCTTGGAGACCACTGACTTTAGAGTTAAATCTAACTAAATGACTGTTTAATGTGCAATGCAAaatactatttataaaaaaatgaataaaaaatagtaataactgTTCTCTTGTTTTCATTAGAATATCAAAaagaatattttaagaatataagagtcccaaggctgcatttatttgatcaaaaatacagtaaaaacagtcattttgtgaaatatttatttctgtaaaatttctattttaatatattttaaaatgtaatttattgctgtaatgcaaagctgaattttcagcatcattactccagctgatttgctgctcaagaaacattattatcaattttttaaaagttttgctgcttcactgatattattatttaatgaataaaatttcaaaagaacagcatttatttcaaatgtaaatcttctgtaacattttgtttttattaaaatgtaaatgtcatgctttcatttttttttaatgaatttcagTAATATGCAACACACAATGaggtggataaaaaaaaatctaaacacacCTGCATCATTGGTCACTGAACCTTTGCCATTTTTTACATCCACGACCCATAATGCTTCACTTCCACCTGGACCGTCCTTCACTTTGAAAGCGAAAACACCACCAATTTTCTTTATATATGCCTCTCCCTCCTGTTAAAAATATTGACATCATTTAATAAATAGGTAAAAAATTGGATTTGTTTTTCACCCACTTGAAAACTCCTGTGAATCTTATTCTTTTCTGAATTTCACTTACAGTatgccattttataatttttcatcttACACTGATGCAAATTATTTCTACAGTAACAGCACTGAAGATTTAACATCCACGCTGActtaatttaaaaagtcatttgagATGTGATTTAGACATCCTCCAGGAATATCACTCTTTCCAAGAAAAGAGCCACGAGTCATTGTTCATTCCTGTCTATCTGTGCATCTCATTTTTGGGTGTAATAGGTTTGCAGAAGCCACGAAGGCATTAACAAACCCCAGACCACTGTCAGTGTACAGAGGCAGAGTCTGATTTGCATGGTTAGTGAGAGGCAGCCTTATTCCTGATGAATTACCTCCTGTAGCTTCTTCTCTATCTCCTTGAAGACAGTGTGAGCTTTGAAGCCTTTGAGGTCGCTGGCTGCGCTGGTGGCCACTGCAGCGATCCGAGAGCTGAGAAGGTTTAGTTCAGACAGTTCAACACTGCTGGTGCATATATGGTGTGAACCAAGTCCAAAGGTCTGCTTGTAATGTATGTAAAAGAACTACGgcatttaacaaaatgtaatacttaaaatgtaattattttctgaCTTATAACTTCACAAACTCTATGTACTCATACAGACTTACATGTAATTATGTATGTAGGTAGGtcatatagaaatcttttgtacctTGGATTTTGCACCCAGTGTTCAGTATgcttaaacaaacatacaacagAGCTGAACCATTcaagcataaaacaaaataaaaaataatagggcacactgctgttcaaaagtttggcgttAGTAAGATTAATACTTTAGttcaaattaatacttttattcagcgaggacacattaaactgaacaaaagtgacaCTAATCAAACTAATTCTGttatttaaactttctattctgAACACAAATGAATCACGGTTGAGTTTCCAACACTGACAATGAATTACTTGAGCATCTAATCATCAtgaatcaaagaaataaataacattttaaaatatattaaaataaaatgttaatttgtattaacattttataaaataattgttttgactgtattttttattcaaatcacTGCAGctatggtgagcataagaaacttctttcagaaacatgaaaAAGTCTTAcaaagcccaaacttttgaacagatgatgggattttggaaaaaaaaaaaaattgactgaaatttgaatataataaCAGTTACTGGATATATTTAGGCCAGTCCTCTCAATGCTCATTAAGACAGGTCGCAACATATTTTTGATtttagaatattttgttttttgactgGTTTTCAGCCCCAGGGTCAAAATCTCAATTTCTCCACCAAGACCGATGTTGTGCTGCAGGGCGACCTTTGCCCCGGGGACCTGCCGAGGCCCCGCCTCCCCCCTCAGCTGCCAGCACAGCTCTGCACACTGAGCTAGACCTGAGCCACGAAAACAGGCCAGAGTTCATCCTTCACTCGCTCTCAGTGTCACACATCCTTCACTGGTTCTGAGCATTTCTATATTTTGTGACCTGATGATTCTTCTGTCCTCTAATAATTAGTGAACAAAACTGCCATAAAAGGGACCAGGTACTTTCTTGATGGTCTctgttaaattttcatttatatagcattttgcACAAAGTAGTTGCATTGAAAACGCTGAAAATTTGTTGTCCTGCCACACAGACATACAACATCTTGTATatgtaactataaatgtaaatattctttacATGCTATTGCATAAAACTGGGGATTAGAAATGGTTTacgaaataaacaaaaaaaataaatgattttgcagaacataatataaataacttttttcgaTAGACCTTAATCAGGGTGGATGCAATAttgaattttaagtttttttaatggcATAAATGTCCTAGGACACATGATTTTTAAAACGCAAAATTTCCAGATTTTTGTCTACTAAAATTATTTGAGAGACGGCATCAGCGCTGTCAGATCACCTCATGTCTCATGcaccggtgagaaaacattacaatacaaAGCACATGATATTGCAATAATAACACCTTCCATTCTCGCTGGAACGTGCTGATGATGTATGATGTCTGCGTGAACAGGGTacgcagaggtatgcaaatatatatgtTCACAGGCAGGTAAGACAGCCTTTTGCAGCCCTCAAACTGAAGATTATGATGGGACGAACATTTTACAGTTCTATGGCTTCCACAgacaatacaaatatatttagtccacttaatttattgatttttttcaggatGTAAAGAGAATtgcaaccagcataacaaaaaatgtttttggccgAAATCACCTTCCCTGCCtttattttatggcatttttttaaccaagagGACAAACTgcttaaggtaaaaaaaaaataattgccattgatgagttatctcgtcatttagaagacaacgcttccccgccaaagacgagtttttgcggcttttcgtgttttaactgttatacactcgggggcgctattacacatcttctgaacgagtacaaaacctcccgaacaaaaacacacgtgaacaggatggagaaacgatatgtaaacagatgcatattaaatataatgcgatcatcagcaatagagagcatataaatgaaaactgcataatgttacagagtaaaatgatgatccaggaagtggtatactgcatgtctgtgcaagctttggaggtgttgatgggagcgatttactggatttatgctttgataatcacaCTGAATAATATCCAGATGTAGATGTAGATTTTCtgacctttttgctcaaaattatattatttttatgaaacctacctatattcaagctagaattaaacagatttttatgtttaaaagtagaggctttgatctttattttggtgtatcgcatattcaaatattcatacagtaaaatataattttagtgaaaatcatcaaaatcgctggggGGAAGAGTTAAAAACTACGATCTCACACTGTCGAGGTTAAGTCAGGACGTCTCTTTTTTCTATCACCACTGCAGTGAACTGATGAGCGTGTGCAGCGCTGGACGTCCGGTGACTTGACACTCCACCTTAATCCTGAGGTCCTGACTCCTGTGTTAACACTCAGGCTGAGCATTTTATCCTGTTGGGCTAAATTGCTTGCGCTTTTTCTCATTATCCCCAACAGGATAAGAGATTTAAAATAAGAGCTTTTCAGTCAGACAGAGCAAGCCTGTGACTCTTAACTCCTCGTAGAAAAGGTGTGGATCGAAAAACTGTCAAACCACTAGATAACTGGAGAAAGAAATCAAGCATCTCAAATATCTTCAGATTCTGTCTGATCcatatgccaaaaaaataatCAGACCACTATGATGATGATAAATGGATTTAGAATACAATGTCAGTCCAAAAAGGAAATTAAGTGAGTTTTAACCAGCTTCACCAGCACTACTACATATTTAAAGTTCAGTGTTGAGAGAGACTGGAAGGGAcacagagatggatggatggttggatggagaGGTTAAAAAGATTTACATTGAGAGTCCATTGTTCTACACCTGGTTTAACGACACCAACCAGTTTACAATTAGGAACAAACCAGTTTGGTAACTCAAGCCAGCTGTTACTTTTCTACAGACAGTCACAGAAAATAAGCTGTGAAGAGAG is a genomic window of Cyprinus carpio isolate SPL01 chromosome B2, ASM1834038v1, whole genome shotgun sequence containing:
- the slc1a7a gene encoding solute carrier family 1 member 7a; amino-acid sequence: MALGAVWSRIKNVCQQNGLLILSVLAVVIGCLLGFFLRSKHLSEQEVKYFQFPGELLMRMLKMLILPLVVSSLMSGLAALDAKCSSRLGIMTISYYLWTTFVAVVVGIVMVVIIHPGGAAQKEDSEDSGKPIMSSADALLDLIRNMFPANLVQATFQQYRTRSIPIMKPKPTIGQDVLDATTRRVFIYGIQDDNGTDIQNFSLDLTPPPDVVFRTLPGTSEGMNVLGIVIFSATMGIMLGRMGPNGSALVNFCQSLNEAVLKIVAIVIWYFPFGIVFLVAGKILEMDDPSAMGKKLGFYAITVVMGLVLHGLFILPSMYFFITKKSPIVYIRGILQALLISLATSSSSATLPITFKCLLENNHIDRRIIRFVLPVGATINMDGTALYEAVAAIFIAQVNNYELDFGQIITISITATAASIGAAGIPQAGLVTMVIVLTSVGLPTDDITLIIAVDWALDRFRTMVNVMGDALATGIMAHICRKDFVKEGEEIPLICETKPMISIQQMMSYQKNGCFQPPPPGPLRKPEHLSPDVARLMQLEEGIRPPDKKRSPHLSPHHYKRDHKDKDHCTIDMNGLETNV